In Hermetia illucens chromosome 1, iHerIll2.2.curated.20191125, whole genome shotgun sequence, one genomic interval encodes:
- the LOC119647052 gene encoding neuropeptide SIFamide, translating into MAFKNGLAIAFLGLLLIMAFAVESQATYRKPPFNGSIFGKRNSVDYDPNGKAISAMCEIALEACQSWLPQDKK; encoded by the exons ATGGCATTCAAAAACGGATTAGCTATCGCATTTTTGGGATTATTGTTGATTATGGCATTCGCGGTCGAATCTCAAGCAACCTATCGTAAACCTCCATTCAATGGAAGCATTTTCGGCAAAAGGAACAGTGTTG ATTACGACCCTAATGGAAAGGCCATTTCTGCAATGTGTGAAATCGCTCTAGAAGCATGTCAATCCTGGCTCCCGCAAGATAAGAAGTAA
- the LOC119647051 gene encoding uncharacterized protein LOC119647051 gives MPFFLEFSIVLLLFRLCSANIFCSEQYCQSYREQKGCPVLSTGCQIQNETHNGEVFPAADPCNCCNVCLENIREGQYCTIGSIDAAPPLYACGPGLKCVRDQEDEDYKCQRMTDTPCFQEQIEFDKKYSANETGSYMQRPNCDGDGNYRPIKCHPGQTCFCVDEEGKRIFGEAPHSTYTELTMKCECSRLNDKLSKLLPSRYPVITARCLEDGSFDPMQCMGDSCTCVDQSTGFPVTDTFNATEIGFKNLPCYNKTIHRSWLYLHDCEIIQDEYIEQIQTSEAEGFSVINFKGQLCQPDGWFLPVQTNSTHKYCGDKYGRQIGDYSAPKKSAKNMNCLCARTIDLTTKDHTSPTRQCCSNGNFKPVHCHLDKCYCVDENGLQTTKEVDQSNVSSLPCYSNIC, from the exons ATGCCTTTCTTTCTAGAGTTTTCCATAGTTTTGTTACTGTTTAGGCTATGTAGTGCTAACATCTTCTGTTCAGAGCAATATTGCCAA TCTTATCGAGAGCAGAAAGGTTGTCCAGTTTTGTCAACTGGATGTCAAATACAGAACGAGACTCATAATGGAGAAGTTTTCCCTGCTGCCGACCCATGCAATTGTTGTAATGTTTGCTTGGAGAATATAA GAGAGGGACAATATTGCACTATTGGGTCTATTGACGCCGCACCACCCCTATATGCGTGTGGGCCTGGTTTGAAATGTGTACGTGACCAGGAGGATGAGGATTACAAGTGCCAACGCA TGACCGACACGCCTTGTTTTCAAGAACAAATTGAGTTCGACAAGAAATATTCGGCAAATGAAACTGGTTCTTATATGCAgcgtccaaactgcgatggtgATGGAAATTATCGACCGATTAAATGTCATCCAGGCCAAAC GTGTTTTTGCGTGGATGAAGAAGGAAAACGTATATTTGGGGAAGCACCGCATTCCACCTACACTGAACTTACGATGAAGTGTGAATGCTCTCGTCTGAACGACAAGCTTTCAAAACTTCTCCCTTCAAGATACCCTGTTATAACTGCTCGATGCCTTGAAGATGGAAGTTTCGATCCGATGCAATGCATGGGGGATTCTTGCACTTGTGTTGACCAAAGTACAGGATTTCCTGTAACAGATACATTTAATGCAACTGAAATTGGATTTAAAAACCTGCCTTGTT ATAATAAGACAATTCATCGGAGCTGGCTTTATCTTCATGACTGCGAAATAATCCAAGATGAGTACATAGAGCAAATCCAGACATCTgaagcagaaggcttttcagtgATAAACTTCAAAGGGCAACTTTGCCAACCTGATGGATGGTTTTTGCCAGTGCAGACCAACAGTACACATAAATATTGCGGGGATAAATATGGTCGCCAAATAGGGGATTATAGTGCACCAAAAAAGTCTGCAAAAAATATGAATTGCC TATGTGCCAGGACTATAGATCTGACAACTAAGGATCACACTTCACCAACTCGGCAGTGttgttcgaatggaaatttcaaaCCG GTGCATTGTCATTTAGATAAATGTTATTGCGTCGACGAAAATGGCCTGCAAACAACGAAGGAGGTGGATCAGTCGAATGTCTCGTCTTTGCCTTgctattccaatatctgctaa